A genomic window from Triplophysa dalaica isolate WHDGS20190420 chromosome 24, ASM1584641v1, whole genome shotgun sequence includes:
- the magi2b gene encoding membrane-associated guanylate kinase, WW and PDZ domain-containing protein 2 isoform X5, with product MGRQRGCLLGGVVDKDLRHYLNLRFQKGSVDHELQQIIRDNLYLRTVPCTTRQPKEGEVPGVDYNFVSIERFMELEKSGALLESGTYEDNFYGTPKPPAEPTPMLFNVTDQLLPGARPSAEGKRKRNKSVSNMEKDSIEPPEEEEEDSPVVNGNGIAITPESSEHEDKSTDASGDVPPGPCPPETPTLTATDAPEEEGEAPKSPQDSQENDEMGPLPDNWEMAYTEKGEVYFIDHNTKTTSWLDPRLAKKAKPPEECEEDELPYGWEKIDDPIYGSYYVDHINRRTQFENPVLEAKRRIQMQGQGLSALPLPTIYREKPAFTRDATQLKGTFLTTVLQKSNMGFGFTIIGGDEPDEFLQVKSVIPEGPAAQDGKMDTGDVIVYINDICVLGTTHADVVKLFQSVPIGQSVTLVLCRGYPLPYDPGDPSASSSMPPLGLVDHPLLLNGRNNYENYMEYMSLTGRLVPEHGDGLGPLPHPGDTHLDGSQPPSLNTPGPPPDDSVSMASSSGATAGAQVAPELLSLTITKGAEGFGFTIADSPTGQRVKQVLEPQGCPGLCEGDLMVEINQKGLQGLNHTQVVQLLKDCPVGTEATLVIQRAATAGLFTSWDPTKQWDPQGSPQTSLSTTLHPHGAPHPGQTLHRSSVPDTEGFHLGKPDPYDLYEKSRAIYESRRVEYQEVEVHLLREKTGFGFRILGGDEAVQAVSPEARDKIVIGAIIENSPAERDGRLRPGDELVSVDRMLVAGRPHRYVIDLMHAAARNGQVTMTVRRRVLMQQGQPCEENGALGNQSSSPRGHAVCPVNLPPTTDVVIHRKESEGFGFVIISSLNRPETTTTITVPHKIGRIIEGSPADRCGKLKVGDRIMAVNCQSIINMPHADIVKLIKDAGLSVTLHIIPEEDVNGAHSGPASEKQSPMVAQKHSPQTQSSPAAHQSPSITQPSPPAPHPSPATTQPSPLLVESGPGAPHSNPPVTQSSVPMSHPSLEAMQSGSVVNQAGAAAAVDPGMPGAQPSSIGSVTVPPQLYLHDTRSEVKARQDVKPDICQAAYTDYRQPPVDYRHPPVADYRQPPTMEYRHPPALIDYRQHSITDYRPQDYDYFTVELEKSVKGFGFSIRGGREYKMDLFVLRLAEDGPAIRNGRMRVGDQIIEINGESTRDMSHTRAIELIKAGGRRVRLLLKRGTGQVPEYGMVPTNLSMCMKSDTLASPYFFIMGHTKDTTVPPPGVLSLQPPLPCRK from the exons AAAGTGGAACTTATGAAG ATAACTTCTATGGCACGCCGAAGCCTCCAGCGGAGCCCACGCCCATGCTGTTTAATGTGACGGACCAACTCTTGCCCGGCGCCCGACCCAGTGCAGAGGGGAAAAGGAAGAGAAACAAGTCCGTCAGCAACATGGAGAAGGACAGCATCGAACCAccagaagaagaggaggaggacaGCCCTGTCGTCAATGGCAACGGCATCGCCATCACACCAG AATCAAGCGAGCATGAAGACAAGAGCACAGACGCTTCCGGGGACGTGCCCCCAGGGCCGTGCCCACCTGAGACCCCCACCCTCACCGCCACGGACGCTCCTGAAGAGGAAGGAGAAGCGCCCAAGTCTCCACAAGACTCGCAGGAAAACGATGAAATGGGCCCCTTGCCAGACAACTGGGAGATGGCGTACACGGAGAAGGGGGAAGTTTACTTTATAGA TCATAATACCAAAACAACATCATGGCTGGACCCTCGACTAGCGAAGAAAGCCAAGCCCCCAGAGGAGTGTGAGGAAGATG AACTTCCGTACGGCTGGGAGAAAATTGATGATCCAATTTATGGCAGTTACTATGTCGA CCACATTAACAGAAGGACACAGTTTGAGAACCCCGTCCTAGAGGCCAAGAGAAGAATCCAAATGCAAGGTCAAGGTCTTTCAGCGCTACCTTTGCCCACCATATACAGAG aaaagCCAGCGTTCACACGGGACGCCACACAGCTCAAAGGGACGTTCCTCACAACCGTTCTGCAGAAGAGCAACATGGGGTTTGGCTTCACCATTATTGGTGGAGATGAACCGGATGAGTTCCTGCAGGTGAAGAGCGTCATACCTGAAGGACCTGCTGCTCAGGATGGCAAGATGGACACAG GTGATGTCATCGTCTACATCAATGACATTTGTGTACTGGGCACCACTCACGCTGACGTGGTCAAACTCTTCCAATCCGTTCCCATCGGTCAAAGCGTCACTCTGGTGCTGTGCCGCGGTTACCCCCTCCCCTACGACCCTGGGGACCCCTCCGCTAGCTCCTCCATGCCCCCCTTGGGTCTAGTGGATCATCCGTTGCTTCTCAACGGGCGGAACAACTACGAAAATTACATGGAGTACATGTCTTTGACTGGACGCTTGGTACCGGAGCACGGCGATGGGCTCGGCCCGCTTCCCCATCCCGGAGACACCCACCTGGACGGCTCGCAGCCTCCGTCCCTGAACACGCCCGGACCCCCGCCCGACGACAGCGTCTCCATGGCTTCGTCTTCAGGAGCGACGGCTGGGGCCCAAGTGGCCCCTGAACTCCTAAGTCTCACTATAACCAAAGGCGCAGAAGGTTTTGGGTTCACCATAGCGGACAGTCCCACAGGGCAGCGAGTTAAACAG GTTCTGGAACCTCAGGGCTGTCCGGGGTTATGTGAAGGAGACCTGATGGTGGAGATTAATCAGAAGGGTCTTCAGGGACTCAACCACACGCAGGTGGTACAGCTGCTCAAGGACTGTCCTGTGGGAACAGAGGCTACGCTTGTCATTCAGAGAGCAGCGACAGCAG GTCTCTTTACGTCCTGGGATCCCACAAAACAG tggGACCCTCAAGGAAGCCCTCAGACCAGCTTGTCAACCACGCTTCACCCCCACGGTGCACCACATCCAGGCCAGACGCTCCATCGCTCCTCTGTTCCAGACACAGAGGGCTTCCACCTGGGCAAACCCGACCCCTATGACCTCTACGAGAAATCACGTGCCATTTACGAAAGCAGGC GTGTGGAGTATCAGGAAGTGGAGGTGCACCTGCTGCGAGAGAAGACCGGTTTTGGCTTCAGGATTCTGGGTGGAGATGAGGCGGTGCAAGCAGTGAGTCCGGAGGCCCGTGACAAG ATTGTAATAGGAGCGATCATAGAGAACAGCCCTGCGGAGCGGGACGGCAGGTTACGACCGGGAGACGAGCTGGTCTCCGTCGACAGGATGCTCGTGGCGGGGAGACCGCACCGTTACGTCATCGACCTCATGCACGCGGCTGCACGGAACGGACAGGTCACCATGACCGTGAGGAGGAGAGTTCTGATGCAGCAGG GTCAGCCGTGCGAGGAGAACGGTGCGTTGGGCAATCAAAGCAGTTCCCCCCGGGGTCACGCCGTGTGCCCGGTCAACCTGCCACCCACCACTGATGTAGTTATCCATCGCAAGGAAAGCGAAGGCTTTGGATTTGTCATCATCAGCTCGCTAAATCGACCAGAGACCACAACCACGATAA CTGTGCCACATAAGATTGGTCGCATCATTGAGGGCAGTCCGGCCGATCGCTGTGGGAAACTGAAGGTCGGTGACCGTATCATGGCCGTCAACTGTCAGTCTATTATCAACATGCCTCATGCTGACATTGTCAAGCTGATCAAAGACGCTGGACTCTCCGTCACCTTGCACATCATCCCCGAAGAAG ATGTAAATGGTGCTCATTCCGGCCCCGCGTCAGAGAAGCAGAGCCCTATGGTGGCCCAGAAGCACAGCCCTCAGACCCAGTCCAGCCCTGCAGCCCATCAGAGCCCCTCCATTACTCAACCCAGCCCACCTGCTCCTCATCCCAGCCCTGCCACTACACAGCCCAGCCCCCTGCTGGTGGAGTCAGGCCCTGGAGCGCCACACAGCAACCCACCAGTGACTCAAAGCAGTGTCCCTATGAGTCACCCCAGCCTGGAGGCCATGCAGTCGGGTTCAGTGGTAAATCAGGCTGGCGCAGCTGCCGCTGTGGATCCAGGCATGCCGGGGGCTCAGCCCAGCTCCATCGGATCAGTGACAGTACCGCCACAGCTGTATCTACACGACACACG GTCGGAGGTGAAAGCCAGACAGGATGTCAAACCCGACATCTGCCAAGCCGCATACACAGATTACAGACAGCCGCCGGTGGACTACAGACACCCTCCTGTAGCCGACTACAGACAGCCACCGACCATGGAGTACAGACATCCACCCGCTCTTATAGACTACAGACAACACTCCATCACTGACTACAGACCACAG GACTATGACTATTTCACTGTGGAACTGGAGAAAAGTGTAAAGGGATTTGGCTTTAGTATCCGTGGTGGACGGGAATACAAAATGGACCTGTTTGTACTGAGACTGGCCGAAGACGGACCCGCAATCCGCAACGGAAGAATGAGA GTGGGAGATCAGATTATCGAAATCAACGGTGAGAGTACGAGAGACATGAGTCACACCCGTGCCATCGAACTCATCAAAGCCGGTGGTCGACGCGTGCGACTGCTGTTGAAACGGGGCACGGGACAGGTGCCCGAATATG GAATGGTACCTACCAACCTTTCCATGTGCATGAAAAGTGACACTCTAGCCTCACCCTATTTCTTCATAATGGGACACACTAAAGACACG ACTGTGCCACCTCCTGGAGTTCTCTCTCTCCAGCCGCCCCTGCCTTGTCGGAAGTAG